The following proteins come from a genomic window of Pseudomonas hygromyciniae:
- a CDS encoding sulfite exporter TauE/SafE family protein, producing the protein MTTFLAFYQNLGPALTLLVIGTFLLAGTVKGVIGLGLPTVAMGLLGLAMLPAQAAALLIIPSTITNLWQLAFGGHLGALGKRLWPMLLLIFLGTGLGSLWLGMDAGPWVVRALGGALLVYALCGLFLPALRVPAASERWLGPVCGLLTGIITSATGVFVIPAVPYLQALGLNRDQLVQALGLSFTVSTLALAAGLLWRGNLGAGELNASLLALVPALLGMWLGQKLRQRISGVLFKRVFFIGMAALGGHLLIGG; encoded by the coding sequence ATGACGACCTTCCTAGCGTTCTACCAAAACCTCGGCCCAGCCCTGACGCTGCTGGTGATCGGCACCTTCCTGCTGGCCGGCACCGTCAAGGGCGTTATCGGCCTGGGCCTGCCCACCGTCGCCATGGGCCTGCTCGGCCTGGCTATGCTGCCGGCGCAGGCTGCAGCCCTACTCATCATCCCGTCTACCATCACCAACCTCTGGCAACTGGCCTTCGGTGGTCACTTGGGCGCATTAGGCAAACGCCTGTGGCCGATGCTCCTGCTGATTTTCCTCGGCACCGGGCTCGGCTCACTTTGGCTGGGCATGGACGCTGGCCCATGGGTGGTTCGGGCGCTGGGTGGGGCATTGCTGGTGTATGCGCTGTGCGGTTTGTTTCTACCCGCCTTGCGCGTACCGGCGGCCTCCGAGCGTTGGCTGGGACCTGTGTGTGGCCTGCTGACGGGGATCATCACCTCGGCCACCGGCGTCTTCGTGATCCCGGCCGTGCCCTACCTGCAAGCACTGGGCTTGAACCGTGACCAACTGGTGCAGGCGCTGGGCCTGTCCTTCACCGTGTCCACCCTGGCCCTGGCAGCCGGGCTGTTGTGGCGTGGCAATCTCGGTGCCGGCGAATTGAATGCTTCGCTGCTGGCGCTAGTACCGGCGCTGCTGGGCATGTGGCTGGGGCAAAAGCTGCGCCAGCGCATCAGCGGTGTGCTGTTCAAGCGCGTGTTTTTTATCGGCATGGCGGCCCTGGGCGGGCACCTGTTGATTGGCGGCTAG
- a CDS encoding amino acid permease yields MTTPDNGFAAITNRELGLRRQLTSGQMSMIAIGGAIGTGLFMGSAYAIGYAGPSVLVSYAIGALITLLLMGCLAEMTVAHSTSGSFGAYAEFYISPLAGFLVRYAYWAAIVLAVGAEVTAVAMYMKYWFANVPEWVWIVSFSSVLIVLNAISVKTFGNFEYWFSTIKISAIVGFIILAVYVVFGSGNPDYGVQNYTAHGGFFPNGLSGMWIAVIVSIFSYLSVEMIAVAAGEAADPEQAVKKAFRATIVRLVVFYLLTLALMLAIVPWNQSGQSQSPFVTVMQTIGIPGATGVMNFVILIAALSAMNSQLYITTRMMFSLSRGGFAPKSMGALSKSGIPLNALLFSSSGIALATLLNVVYPESSFTLMMAISMFGAIFTWFMIFLTHLFFRRYRKRHGGPKLSFQLRLFPYSTLLGLVLMGAVMVTTYFTEAFKMTLVFGVPFLLILSAVYYVFFRKRRATPVGASVLAKNPSTPR; encoded by the coding sequence GTGACCACGCCAGACAACGGCTTTGCAGCAATCACCAATCGCGAGTTGGGCCTGCGGCGCCAACTCACTTCCGGGCAAATGAGCATGATCGCCATCGGTGGCGCCATTGGCACCGGGCTGTTCATGGGCAGTGCCTATGCCATCGGTTATGCCGGCCCCAGCGTGCTGGTCAGCTACGCCATCGGTGCGTTGATCACCCTGTTGTTGATGGGCTGCCTGGCGGAGATGACGGTGGCCCATTCCACCTCCGGCTCCTTTGGCGCCTACGCCGAGTTCTATATCAGCCCATTGGCCGGGTTCCTGGTGCGCTATGCCTACTGGGCGGCGATTGTGCTGGCGGTGGGCGCCGAGGTCACGGCGGTGGCGATGTACATGAAGTACTGGTTCGCCAACGTGCCGGAATGGGTGTGGATCGTCTCGTTCTCCAGTGTGTTGATCGTGCTCAACGCCATCAGTGTGAAAACGTTCGGTAACTTCGAGTACTGGTTCTCGACGATCAAGATCAGCGCCATCGTCGGCTTTATCATCCTTGCGGTGTATGTGGTGTTCGGCTCTGGCAACCCGGATTACGGGGTGCAGAACTACACGGCCCATGGCGGTTTTTTCCCCAATGGCCTGAGCGGCATGTGGATCGCGGTGATCGTGTCGATCTTCAGCTACCTGAGCGTGGAGATGATCGCGGTGGCGGCGGGTGAAGCGGCCGACCCGGAGCAGGCGGTGAAAAAAGCCTTCCGTGCCACGATTGTGCGGTTGGTGGTGTTCTACCTGCTGACCCTGGCGTTGATGCTGGCCATCGTGCCGTGGAACCAGTCCGGGCAGAGCCAGAGCCCGTTTGTCACGGTGATGCAGACCATCGGCATTCCCGGCGCCACCGGGGTGATGAACTTCGTGATTCTGATTGCCGCATTGTCGGCGATGAACAGTCAGCTCTACATCACCACACGCATGATGTTCAGCCTGTCCCGTGGCGGCTTTGCGCCAAAATCCATGGGTGCCTTGAGTAAAAGCGGCATCCCCCTGAATGCATTGCTGTTTTCCAGTTCGGGCATCGCCCTGGCGACCTTGTTGAACGTGGTGTACCCGGAAAGCTCCTTCACCTTGATGATGGCCATCTCGATGTTTGGCGCGATTTTTACCTGGTTCATGATCTTCCTCACGCACCTGTTTTTCCGCCGTTACCGCAAGCGTCACGGCGGGCCGAAGTTGTCGTTCCAACTGCGGCTGTTTCCCTACAGCACGTTGCTGGGGCTGGTGCTGATGGGCGCGGTGATGGTGACCACCTACTTCACCGAGGCGTTCAAGATGACCCTGGTGTTTGGCGTGCCGTTCCTGTTGATCCTGTCGGCGGTGTATTACGTGTTCTTCCGCAAGCGCCGCGCAACCCCTGTAGGCGCGAGCGTGCTCGCGAAAAACCCGAGCACGCCACGTTAA
- the kynU gene encoding kynureninase: protein MTTRNHCQTLDAQDPLAPLRDQFALPEGVIYLDGNSLGARPVAALERAQAVIAQEWGDGLIRSWNSAGWADLSQRLGNRLAPLIGAGEAEVVITDTTSINLFKVLSAALTVQRQRQPQRKVIVSEASNFPTDLYIAEGLAALLQQGYSLRLVNSPDELPAAIDQDTAVVMITHVNYKTGYMHDMQALTALSHECGALAIWDLAHSAGAVPIDLHQAGADYAIGCTYKYLNGGPGSQAFVWVNPALVELVTQPLSGWFGHSRQFAMESNYVAGKGITRYLCGTQPITSLAMVECGLDIFAQTDMASLRRKSLALTDLFIELVQSRCAAHALTLITPLEHAKRGSHVSFEHPEGYAIIQALIARGVIGDYREPKIMRFGFTPLYTSFTEVWDAVEILGEILDGKTWDQPQFKVRHSVT, encoded by the coding sequence ATGACCACCCGAAACCATTGCCAGACCCTCGATGCCCAGGACCCGCTGGCGCCACTGCGCGATCAATTCGCCCTGCCGGAAGGCGTGATCTACCTCGACGGCAACTCCCTCGGCGCACGTCCGGTGGCGGCATTGGAGCGGGCGCAAGCGGTGATTGCCCAGGAGTGGGGCGATGGTTTGATCCGCAGTTGGAACAGCGCCGGCTGGGCCGATCTGTCTCAGCGCCTGGGCAACCGCTTGGCGCCGCTGATCGGCGCGGGCGAGGCTGAAGTGGTGATTACCGATACCACCTCGATCAACCTGTTCAAGGTGCTCAGCGCAGCCTTGACCGTGCAGCGCCAACGCCAGCCGCAACGCAAAGTGATTGTCAGTGAAGCGAGCAACTTCCCCACCGACCTGTACATCGCCGAAGGCCTGGCTGCGCTGCTGCAACAGGGCTACTCCCTGCGCCTGGTGAACAGCCCGGACGAACTGCCAGCGGCCATCGACCAGGACACCGCCGTGGTGATGATCACCCACGTCAACTACAAGACCGGCTACATGCACGACATGCAGGCGCTGACCGCCCTGAGCCATGAGTGCGGTGCGCTGGCGATCTGGGACCTGGCGCATTCAGCGGGCGCGGTGCCGATTGACCTGCACCAGGCCGGCGCCGACTACGCCATTGGTTGCACCTACAAATACCTCAACGGCGGCCCCGGTTCCCAGGCGTTTGTCTGGGTCAACCCGGCGCTGGTAGAGCTGGTGACGCAGCCGCTGTCGGGCTGGTTCGGCCATAGCCGCCAGTTCGCCATGGAGTCCAACTACGTCGCAGGCAAGGGCATCACCCGCTACCTGTGCGGCACCCAGCCGATCACCTCGTTGGCGATGGTCGAGTGCGGCCTGGATATCTTCGCCCAGACCGACATGGCCAGCCTGCGTCGTAAATCCCTGGCGCTGACCGACCTGTTTATCGAGCTGGTGCAAAGCCGCTGCGCCGCCCACGCCCTGACACTGATCACCCCGCTCGAGCATGCCAAGCGCGGCAGTCATGTGAGCTTCGAACACCCCGAAGGCTACGCCATCATTCAAGCCCTGATCGCCCGTGGCGTGATCGGTGACTACCGCGAGCCGAAGATCATGCGCTTTGGCTTTACCCCGCTGTACACCAGCTTCACCGAGGTGTGGGATGCAGTAGAAATCCTTGGCGAAATCCTCGATGGCAAAACCTGGGACCAACCACAATTCAAAGTGCGCCACAGCGTCACCTAA
- a CDS encoding NAD(P)H-dependent oxidoreductase: MKKVLLLNGGKKFAHSDGRYNDTLHDAALAVLDRGGIDVKVTHIDAGYDVAEEVAKFLWADVIIYQMPGWWMGAPWIVKKYIDEVFTEGHGSLYASDGRTRSDASQKYGSGGLIQGKQYMLSLTWNAPQAAFDDPSDFFEAKGVDAVYFPFHKANQFLGMSSLPTFLCVDVMKRPSIEADVLRYEEHLAQVFNLPR, from the coding sequence ATGAAAAAAGTTCTGTTGCTCAACGGTGGTAAAAAATTCGCCCACTCGGACGGTCGCTACAACGACACCCTGCACGACGCCGCCCTGGCCGTGCTGGATCGTGGTGGTATTGACGTGAAAGTCACCCACATCGATGCCGGCTACGACGTGGCCGAAGAAGTCGCCAAGTTCCTCTGGGCCGACGTGATCATCTATCAAATGCCCGGCTGGTGGATGGGCGCCCCGTGGATCGTCAAGAAGTACATCGACGAAGTCTTCACCGAAGGCCACGGCAGCCTGTACGCCAGCGATGGCCGCACCCGTTCCGATGCCTCGCAAAAGTACGGCAGCGGTGGCCTGATCCAGGGCAAGCAGTACATGTTGTCGCTGACCTGGAACGCGCCGCAGGCGGCCTTCGACGATCCGAGCGACTTCTTTGAGGCCAAGGGCGTGGATGCGGTGTATTTCCCGTTCCACAAGGCCAACCAGTTCCTGGGTATGAGCAGCCTGCCGACGTTCCTCTGTGTGGACGTGATGAAGCGCCCATCCATTGAGGCTGATGTGCTGCGTTACGAGGAGCATCTGGCCCAGGTGTTTAACCTGCCCCGGTAA
- a CDS encoding LysR family transcriptional regulator: MKARSDELQIFVCVIECGSISAAAEQVGQTPSAVSRTLSRLEAKLDTTLINRTTRRMDLTEEGKYFFEQAKLILAQMDELEERLSSRQKTPSGRLRINAASPFMLHAIVPYVAEFRRLYPDIQLELNSNDLIIDLLEQSTDIAIRIGTLADSTLHARSLGCSPLHILASPAYLEQHGTPTSVADLASHTLLGFTQTETLNHWPLRHVQGDRWQIEPDIAASSGETLRQLALEGQGIACLSHFMTIEDINAGRLQTVLAPFNSGYRQPINAVYYRNSQLALRIQCFLDFIQEKLARYAC, from the coding sequence TTGAAAGCCCGATCCGATGAGCTACAGATCTTCGTCTGCGTGATTGAGTGCGGTTCGATTTCCGCCGCCGCCGAACAAGTCGGGCAGACGCCCTCGGCGGTCAGCCGCACCTTGTCGCGGCTCGAAGCCAAGCTCGACACCACCCTGATCAACCGCACCACGCGGCGCATGGACCTGACCGAAGAGGGCAAGTATTTCTTCGAACAGGCCAAGCTGATCCTGGCGCAGATGGACGAGTTGGAAGAGCGCCTGTCGTCGCGGCAGAAAACCCCGTCCGGGCGCCTGCGGATCAACGCGGCGTCGCCGTTCATGCTGCATGCCATCGTGCCGTACGTCGCCGAGTTTCGCCGCCTGTACCCGGATATCCAATTGGAGCTCAACAGCAACGACCTGATCATCGACCTGCTGGAGCAGAGTACCGATATTGCGATCCGCATCGGCACCCTGGCGGATTCGACCTTGCATGCGCGCTCCCTGGGCTGCAGTCCACTGCATATCCTGGCCAGCCCGGCGTACCTTGAACAACACGGCACGCCGACCAGCGTGGCAGACCTGGCCAGCCATACCTTGCTCGGTTTTACCCAGACCGAAACCCTCAATCATTGGCCGCTGCGCCATGTGCAGGGTGATCGTTGGCAGATCGAGCCGGACATTGCCGCGTCCAGCGGTGAAACCCTTCGCCAACTGGCGTTGGAGGGGCAGGGGATCGCCTGCCTGTCGCACTTCATGACCATCGAAGACATCAACGCCGGCCGCTTGCAGACGGTACTCGCGCCGTTCAACAGTGGTTATCGCCAGCCGATCAATGCGGTGTACTACCGCAACTCGCAACTGGCCCTGCGTATCCAGTGCTTCCTCGACTTTATCCAGGAAAAGCTGGCGCGCTACGCCTGTTGA
- a CDS encoding LysR substrate-binding domain-containing protein, whose protein sequence is MHFDLIDLRLYLHILDTGNITAGAARSHLSLAAASARIRAMETSLGTAFLQRGRRGVTPTAAGNALARHARLLLQQAERLQQDLAEYANGVKGQVRLLCNTTALSEYLPELLADFLCAHPNLDIDLQELPSLRITHALRQGAADLGIISDAVDTHGLQTRPFRDDPLVLILPTGHPLTAGAVSFIDSLPYDYVGLAADSALSVYLEEQALHAGFRLQTRVRADGFDGVMRMVARGAGLGIVPLAALQRWPHAQPFQAQPLTEDWACRTLLLCARSFEQLPGYATALLNALTVGAGLPAKVVNDNAGLQV, encoded by the coding sequence ATGCACTTTGACCTGATCGACCTGCGCCTCTACCTGCACATCCTCGACACCGGCAACATCACCGCCGGCGCCGCCCGCAGCCATTTATCCCTGGCCGCCGCCAGTGCGCGCATCCGCGCCATGGAGACCTCATTGGGCACCGCGTTCCTGCAGCGTGGCCGCCGTGGCGTGACCCCGACCGCCGCCGGCAACGCCCTGGCCCGGCACGCACGCCTGCTCTTGCAGCAGGCCGAGCGCCTGCAACAAGACCTGGCGGAGTACGCCAACGGCGTCAAAGGCCAGGTGCGTCTGCTGTGCAACACCACCGCCCTCAGCGAATACCTGCCGGAGTTGCTGGCGGATTTTCTCTGCGCCCACCCCAACCTCGATATCGACCTGCAAGAACTGCCCAGCCTGCGCATCACCCACGCCTTGCGCCAGGGCGCGGCGGACCTGGGGATTATTTCCGATGCGGTGGACACCCACGGTTTGCAGACCCGGCCGTTTCGCGATGATCCACTGGTGTTGATCCTGCCGACAGGGCACCCGCTCACCGCCGGCGCAGTGAGTTTTATCGACAGCCTGCCCTACGACTATGTGGGCCTGGCCGCCGACAGTGCATTGTCGGTGTACCTGGAGGAACAGGCCCTGCACGCGGGCTTCCGCTTACAGACCCGGGTACGTGCCGACGGGTTTGATGGGGTGATGCGCATGGTCGCCCGTGGTGCCGGGCTGGGGATTGTGCCGCTGGCGGCATTGCAGCGCTGGCCCCACGCGCAGCCATTTCAGGCCCAGCCCCTGACGGAAGACTGGGCCTGTCGCACACTGCTGTTATGCGCACGTTCGTTTGAGCAGTTGCCGGGTTATGCCACTGCCCTGCTGAACGCACTCACGGTAGGAGCGGGCTTGCCCGCGAAGGTCGTCAACGATAACGCGGGCTTGCAGGTTTAA